In Phlebotomus papatasi isolate M1 chromosome 1, Ppap_2.1, whole genome shotgun sequence, the following proteins share a genomic window:
- the LOC129800726 gene encoding kinase suppressor of Ras 2, with translation MSSDDGADTENEKDIRRGLYVIQSMIDISADRLEGLRTQCATSAELTQQEIRSLETKLVKMFTDLLLTKAKLSERLPRGLTATGAELRQWLRVVGLSPDSLNVVLQRVSTLETLLEKSELELRAILHDNANVRDEEIRRLIRAMYNLKQCRQAITCGFPEPTDLFWDSWDRQQQSHHRSGASPRTGRSNTRYTNPQARLQMSDSTVQSPVEISPPETAYYGATSPEESSTTVSTLTPSPSPPNSPSVLVNHTKKRGGFPTTPPAKKKHTTTLQPGSNSVTVQNVINANSIPTSIPGDQTPLPKSKSHESQLVGTPGSDTGNGQTNNTTPTVPKQPRSRLHTEPGPGDHDLENSSPVMNNLTVPRSPLTPVLVNPTMGHDIPHHFTKNFKMMTVTCDLCGKPMFFGLKCKECKYRCHKDCEPSVPPSCGLPQKLFKAINPSPNMNRTAVARRAHQQQTAGLSYHGPDSSSAGSSCNSSSPSSPALLNLPPQTPSSSKNQFSFPEVPQNHHHHHHHLHHHHHQRLNNVSDGNRVMETKIPVPPPPMPTSPRPTLSELADTHQSNDSDKTISLSGSTSASTDSDRTPIRLDSTEERDSGHWPRQNSLSLKEWDIPYDDLHLLEKIGKGRFGTVHRALWHGDVAVKLLKEDYLDDERTLEAFKLEVATFKKTRHENVVLFMGACMKPPRLAIVTSLCKGNTLYTHIHLRKDKFNLNKTTLVAQQISQGMGYLHARGIVHKDLKTKNIFLENGKVIITDFGLFSATKLLYCDLGLGIPTGWLCYLAPELIRGLKPYRPTDEDLPFSKASDVFAFGTVWYELLCGEFPFKSQPPEAIIWQVGRGMKQTLANLQASRDVKDILMVCWSFQADDRKDFANLLTLLERLPKKRLARSPSHPVQLSRSAESVF, from the exons ATGTCGTCGGACGATGGAGCGGACACGGAGAATGAGAAGGACATCCGGCGGGGTTTGTATGTCATTCAGAGTATGATTGACATCTCAGCAGACAGACTCGAGGGGCTGAGGACACAATGTGCAACGAGTGCAGAATTGACGCAGCAGGAAATCCGATCGCTCGAGACAAAACTGGTGAAAATGTTTACGGATCTCCTGCTCACCAAGGCCAAGTTGTCCGAGAGACTTCCCCGGGGACTTACAGCCACGGGTGCTGAACTCCGTCAGTGGCTGAGAGTAGTTG GCCTCAGTCCGGATTCCCTGAATGTGGTGCTTCAGCGTGTTAGTACGCTGGAGACATTGCTGGAGAAGAGTGAACTTGAATTGCGTGCCATCCTCCATGACAATGCCAATGTACGCGATGAGGAGATTCGTCGTCTCATCCGGGCCATGTACAATCTCAAGCAGTGTCGTCAGGCCATCACATGTGGCTTCCCTGAGCCCACAGATCTCTTCTGGGACTCATGGGATCGACAGCAACAGTCACATCATCGCTCAGGAGCATCTCCACGCACCGGACGCTCAAATACGCGCTACACCAATCCCCAAGCACGTCTCCAGATGTCCGACAGCACAGTTCAGAGTCCCGTGGAGATATCCCCACCGGAAACAGCCTACTATGGTGCCACATCACCCGAAGAGAGTTCCACCACGGTGAGTACACTGACACCCTCCCCATCGCCCCCAAATTCCCCCTCAGTCCTGGTGAATCATACAAAGAAACGCGGTGGCTTTCCCACAACTCCACCGGCCAAGAAGAAGCACACCACCACCCTTCAGCCAGGCAGTAATTCTGTCACCGTGCAAAATGTCATCAATGCCAATTCCATTCCCACATCAATCCCCGGTGATCAGACACCCCTGCCAAAATCCAAAAGTCACGAATCCCAACTCGTGGGAACCCCAGGAAGTGACACGGGAAATGGTCAGACCAACAATACAACACCAACAGTTCCCAAACAGCCACGATCTCGCCTCCATACCGAACCCGGACCCGGGGATCATGACCTAGAGAATTCATCACCTGTCATGAATAATCTCACTGTACCACGATCCCCATTGACTCCGGTCTTGGTAAATCCCACCATGGGTCACGATATCCCTCATCATTTCACCAAGAACTTCAAAATGATGACCGTGACATGTGATCTCTGTGGCAAACCCATGTTCTTTGGGCTCAAGTGCAAAGAGTGCAAATATCGCTGTCACAAAGACTGTGAACCCTCGGTGCCCCCATCATGTGGCCTACCCCAGAAACTCTTCAAGGCCATCAATCCATCGCCCAATATGAACCGAACAGCTGTTGCCCGGCGAGCACATCAACAACAAACAGCCGGTTTGTCATATCATGGTCCTGATTCCAGTTCAGCTGGATCGAGTTGCAACAGTTCCAGCCCATCTAGTCCAGCCCTTCTCAATCTCCCACCCCAAACCCCGAGCTCATCCAAGAATCAATTTAGCTTCCCGGAAGTGCCACAGAatcaccatcatcatcatcatcatctccatcatcatcatcatcagagGCTCAATAATGTCAGTGATGGAAATCGTGTGATGGAGACCAAAATTCCCGTACCACCACCCCCAATGCCAACATCACCCAGACCTACGCTGTCCGAACTGGCGGATACGCACCAGAGCAATGACAGTGACAAAACAATTTCACTCAGTGGCTCTACCAGTGCCAGTACCGATTCCGATCGTACGCCCATCCGACTGGATTCAACGGAAGAACGTGATTCTGGTCACTGGCCCAGACAAAATAGTCTCTCACTGAAAGAATGGGATATTCCCTATGATGATTTGCATTTGCTGGAAAAGATTGGCAAAGGGCGCTTTGGTACGGTACACCGGGCACTGTGGCATGGTGATGTGGCTGTGAAGCTCCTCAAGGAGGACTATTTGGATGATGAACGTACCCTGGAGGCATTTAAGCTAGAAGTGGCCACATTCAAAAAGACACGCCATGAGAATGTTGTTCTCTTCATGGGGGCATGCATGAAACCACCACGTTTGGCCATAGTCACCAGTTTATGCAAGGGTAACACCCTCTATACTCACATTCATCTCCGAAAGGATAAATTTAACCTCAATAAAACGACACTTGTGGCACAGCAAATATCTCAGGGAATGGGCTACCTACATGCCCGGGGCATTGTGCACAAGGATCTCAAGACAAAAAATATCTTCTTGGAGAATGGTAAAGTGATCATTACGGATTTTGGCCTGTTTAGTGCCACAAAATTGCTGTACTGTGATTTGGGACTTGGCATTCCGACTGGATGGCTGTGCTACCTGGCGCCCGAATTGATTCGTGGTCTAAAGCCCTATCGGCCAACAGATGAGGATTTACCCTTTTCCAAAGCATCTGATGTCTTTGCCTTTGGCACTGTATGGTATGAACTACTCTGTGGTGAATTCCCATTCAAATCCCAACCACCGGAGGCAATTATTTGGCAAGTGGGACGTGGTATGAAGCAGACACTGGCCAATTTACAGGCATCACGTGATGTTAAGGATATCCTCATGGTGTGCTGGTCATTTCAGGCGGATGATCGAAAGGATTTTGCCAATTTACTCACACTCCTCGAGCGACTACCCAAAAAACGTCTCGCTCGTAGTCCATCGCATCCCGTTCAATTATCCCGATCCGCAGAGTCTGTCTTTTAA